From Lolium perenne isolate Kyuss_39 chromosome 5, Kyuss_2.0, whole genome shotgun sequence, a single genomic window includes:
- the LOC127304083 gene encoding uncharacterized protein, whose translation MSQDKSWMEKDRDSVEWQSGMKSFLDFCFDSPYPKSSIPCLCTKCLNNAHRKRRDVHMHLLQNGMDPTYTNWIYHGEQPDEDNMDEDSDDEDTADDGVGICDMLQTLIRGTKVGSNAGDTSGDGMKQEPNASAKAFFELLEEGKTSLYPGCEDVTKLSFIVKLYQIKCMSGMTNRACDLMLQMFTKVLPKGHCIPTNLAQVRKVIRELGLDYKKIYVCVNDCVLFCNEHAEAQECPVCHASRWKSSPTVDKDDSSSRKTKKLVAQKVLLYFPLIKRLQRLYMTEDISVDMKWHKEKRKDDGVMRHPADSKA comes from the coding sequence ATGTCACAAGACAAGAGctggatggaaaaggatagagatTCTGTGGAGTGGCAAAGTGGCATGAAGAGTTTCTTGGATTTTTGTTTCGATAGTCCTTACCCAAAGTCAAGTATCCCTTGCCTGTGTACGAAATGTCTGAATAATGCTCACAGAAAGAGAAGGGATGTCCATATGCACTTGCTTCAGAATGGGATGGATCCGACGTACACTAACTGGATATACCATGGTGAACAACCCGATGAGGACAACATGGATGAAGATTCTGATGATGAAGACACTGCAGATGATGGTGTTGGGATATGTGACATGCTCCAAACTCTCATAAGGGGCACAAAAGTGGGAAGTAATGCAGGAGACACCAGCGGTGATGGAATGAAACAGGAGCCAAATGCATCAGCCAAGGCGTTCTTCGAACTATTGGAAGAGGGAAAAACATCGTTGTACCCAGGTTGCGAGGATGTCACAAAGCTATCTTTCATTGTGAAGCTTTACCAAATCAAGTGCATGTCTGGGATGACCAATAGAGCATGTGACTTAATGCTACAGATGTTCACAAAGGTGCTGCCAAAGGGTCACTGCATTCCTACTAATCTCGCACAAGTAAGGAAGGTCATCCGAGAGTTGGGTCTGGATTACAAGAAGATATATGTGTGCGTTAATGATTGTGTGCTATTCTGTAATGAGCATGCTGAAGCCCAAGAATGCCCTGTCTGTCATGCGTCTCGATGGAAATCTAGTCCTACCGTAGACAAAGACGATTCATCGAGCCGTAAAACAAAGAAGCTAGTGGCACAAAAAGTTCTGTTGTATTTCCCACTCATTAAAAGACTGCAAAGGTTGTACATGACAGAAGATATATCAGTTGATATGAAATGGCATAAGGAGAAACGTAAGGATGATGGCGTAATGAGGCATCCAGCAGATTCCAAGGCCTAG